One window of the Capnocytophaga haemolytica genome contains the following:
- the bioD gene encoding dethiobiotin synthase produces MQKSSTYFIIGTSTEVGKTIAAAIITQALEADYWKPIQSGDLHYTDTDKVQKLISNPHTTFHPNAYALNTPASPHLSAALDGIEIALEKIVRPATDRPLVIEAAGGLLVPLNDRDTIADLILPTDRIVLVSRHYLGSINHTLLTYEALQSRGLPLYGIIFSGTPAPDTERLILAKTGAKHIGTIAEEPYFDPAVIRDYAEQFLPNL; encoded by the coding sequence ATGCAAAAATCAAGCACTTATTTCATTATTGGCACCTCTACCGAAGTAGGCAAAACCATCGCCGCCGCCATCATCACCCAAGCCCTCGAGGCTGATTATTGGAAACCCATACAGTCGGGCGACCTCCATTACACCGATACCGACAAGGTGCAAAAGCTCATCAGCAACCCCCATACCACTTTCCACCCCAACGCCTATGCCCTCAACACCCCCGCCAGTCCGCACCTCTCGGCAGCCCTTGACGGCATTGAGATTGCCCTTGAGAAAATCGTGCGCCCCGCCACCGACCGCCCCTTGGTGATTGAGGCAGCAGGCGGACTCTTAGTGCCCCTCAACGACCGCGACACCATCGCCGATCTCATCCTCCCTACCGATCGCATCGTGCTCGTATCGCGCCACTATCTCGGCAGCATCAACCACACCCTCCTCACTTACGAGGCACTCCAAAGCCGCGGGTTGCCCCTCTATGGTATTATTTTCAGCGGCACCCCCGCCCCTGATACCGAGCGACTTATCCTCGCCAAAACAGGCGCTAAGCACATCGGTACCATCGCCGAAGAACCTTACTTCGACCCAGCAGTCATCCGCGACTATGCCGAGCAGTTTCTGCCCAACCTCTAA
- the mdh gene encoding malate dehydrogenase produces the protein MKVTVVGAGAVGASCAEYIAIKNFASEVVLIDIKEGFAEGKAMDLMQTASLNGFDTRIVGVTNDYSKTTGSDVAVITSGIPRKPGMTREELIGTNANIVKSVVEQLVKYSPNVIVIVVSNPMDTMAYLVHKATKLPKNRVIGMGGALDSARFRYRLAEALESPISDVDGMVIGAHSDTGMIPLTRLATRRGVPVSDCLSAERLEKVAEETKVGGATLTKLLGTSAWYAPGAAVSALVQAIACDQKKLFPCSVLLEGEYGQKDISYGVPVIIGRNGVEKIVEIKLNEAEKATFAKNAEAVREVNKALNGVL, from the coding sequence ATGAAAGTTACAGTAGTAGGTGCTGGTGCAGTAGGTGCCAGCTGTGCAGAGTACATTGCAATTAAGAACTTTGCATCGGAAGTAGTGCTTATCGACATCAAGGAGGGCTTTGCGGAAGGTAAGGCGATGGACTTGATGCAGACAGCGTCATTGAATGGATTTGACACCCGTATCGTAGGTGTTACCAACGATTATTCAAAGACTACGGGCAGTGATGTAGCGGTGATCACTTCGGGTATTCCGCGTAAACCAGGGATGACTCGTGAGGAGCTTATCGGTACGAATGCCAACATCGTAAAGTCGGTAGTAGAGCAATTGGTAAAGTACTCGCCTAACGTGATCGTGATCGTGGTGAGCAACCCTATGGATACGATGGCTTACTTGGTTCATAAGGCTACTAAATTGCCTAAGAATCGTGTGATTGGTATGGGTGGTGCGCTGGATAGTGCGCGCTTCAGATACCGCTTGGCTGAGGCATTGGAAAGCCCTATCTCGGATGTAGATGGTATGGTGATCGGTGCTCACAGCGACACGGGCATGATTCCGCTAACTCGCTTGGCTACACGTCGTGGAGTGCCTGTAAGTGATTGCCTCAGCGCAGAACGCCTTGAAAAAGTGGCTGAAGAAACGAAAGTTGGGGGCGCTACCCTTACTAAACTGCTTGGCACTTCGGCTTGGTATGCCCCAGGGGCTGCGGTATCGGCATTGGTACAAGCTATCGCTTGCGACCAGAAGAAGTTGTTCCCTTGCTCAGTGCTCTTAGAGGGTGAATACGGTCAGAAGGATATCAGCTATGGTGTGCCTGTGATCATTGGACGCAACGGGGTTGAGAAGATTGTAGAGATTAAACTCAACGAGGCTGAAAAGGCAACCTTCGCTAAGAATGCAGAGGCTGTAAGAGAGGTAAACAAGGCTCTTAACGGGGTGTTGTAA
- a CDS encoding TrmH family RNA methyltransferase produces the protein MISKNQIKFIQKLQQKKHRNQLQKFVVEGKKSILEFLTEGYAAQELFVTETFAKTIDKEQYTLVAKEELRKISSLTNPDDGLAVFSMPILAPIDERGLLLALDNLQDPGNLGTIIRLCDWFGITQLICNTDTVDCYNPKVVQASMGSLARVKLYYLPLADFLARTSLPIITTTMQGENLYTASLPTDAILVMGNEANGISQSILQLSTKTITIPRFSQTTRTESLNVATATAILLSEFRRR, from the coding sequence ATGATTAGCAAGAACCAAATCAAATTTATTCAAAAGTTGCAGCAGAAGAAGCATCGCAATCAGCTGCAAAAGTTCGTCGTTGAAGGCAAAAAAAGCATCCTAGAATTCCTCACAGAAGGCTATGCCGCTCAGGAGCTATTTGTTACAGAAACCTTTGCTAAAACTATTGATAAAGAGCAATATACACTCGTTGCCAAAGAAGAGCTCCGAAAGATAAGCAGCCTTACCAATCCCGATGATGGCTTAGCTGTATTCTCTATGCCTATCCTTGCTCCTATTGACGAAAGAGGATTACTCCTCGCCTTAGATAATTTGCAGGACCCAGGCAATTTAGGCACTATTATTCGACTTTGCGATTGGTTTGGCATCACACAGCTCATCTGCAACACCGATACGGTGGATTGCTACAACCCAAAGGTCGTGCAAGCCTCAATGGGTTCTCTTGCCCGAGTAAAACTATATTACCTCCCTCTTGCTGACTTTCTCGCTCGCACCTCGCTGCCTATTATCACCACAACTATGCAGGGCGAAAACCTCTACACAGCCTCACTCCCTACCGATGCCATTCTTGTTATGGGCAATGAGGCAAACGGCATTTCACAGTCAATACTTCAACTATCTACCAAAACCATTACTATTCCACGCTTTTCGCAGACTACTCGCACCGAAAGCCTTAATGTAGCAACAGCTACCGCTATTCTACTTAGTGAGTTCCGCCGTAGATAG
- a CDS encoding gamma carbonic anhydrase family protein: MLIKKVNGKQPTFGEGCFFAENAILTGDVSLGDNCTVWYNAVIRGDVNSITIGNNTNIQDGVIIHATYQKHATSIGNNVSIGHGAIVHGCTIEDEVLIGMGSIVMDGCLVEEGSIVAAGAVVTEGTHIERGSIYAGVPAKKVKEVSDAQRSLIERTAENYPKYASWIE; encoded by the coding sequence ATGTTAATCAAGAAAGTAAATGGAAAGCAACCAACCTTCGGGGAAGGTTGCTTTTTTGCTGAGAATGCCATCCTCACAGGCGACGTCAGCTTAGGCGATAACTGCACCGTGTGGTATAATGCCGTCATCCGTGGCGATGTCAATAGCATCACCATTGGCAACAACACCAATATCCAAGATGGGGTGATTATCCACGCTACCTATCAGAAGCACGCTACCTCCATTGGCAATAATGTCTCTATTGGTCACGGGGCAATTGTGCACGGCTGCACTATTGAAGATGAGGTACTCATAGGTATGGGTAGCATCGTAATGGACGGTTGTTTGGTGGAAGAAGGCAGTATTGTTGCTGCAGGAGCCGTAGTTACCGAGGGTACACACATTGAGCGTGGTAGTATCTATGCAGGTGTACCCGCTAAAAAAGTAAAAGAGGTAAGCGATGCACAACGAAGCCTCATCGAACGCACTGCGGAGAACTACCCCAAATACGCTTCGTGGATTGAATAG
- the bioB gene encoding biotin synthase BioB, translated as MSETRHNWTKEEVMEIYNRPLMDLLYEAATVHRKYHDPNTVQVSTLLSIKTGGCSEDCAYCSQSARYDTSVKVEHDMMTVPHVKAQALRAKASGASRVCMGAAWRNVKDGPEFEDVLEMVRTINKLDMEVCCTLGMITENQAQRLAEAGLYAYNHNLDTSEDYYKEIISTRSYEDRLKTIENVRKTSITVCSGGIIGMGESLEDRASMLVALSTLNPQPESVPINALVPIEGTPLEELPPVEVWDLVRMIATARIVMPETQVRLSAGRTQMSPEGQAMCFFAGANSIFAGDKLLTTPNPDINADMQMLKALGMRLQKPFETHPHPTTVEACDSQFPSLGEKPKWSRPTHTIERNQEKYKIKK; from the coding sequence ATGAGTGAAACACGTCATAACTGGACAAAAGAAGAGGTGATGGAAATCTACAACCGCCCTCTGATGGACTTGCTCTACGAGGCTGCTACAGTCCACCGTAAATATCATGATCCCAATACAGTACAGGTATCAACCCTGCTTTCTATTAAAACGGGCGGCTGCTCTGAGGACTGCGCCTATTGCTCGCAATCGGCACGCTACGACACCAGCGTAAAGGTTGAGCACGATATGATGACCGTCCCTCACGTAAAGGCGCAAGCCCTACGCGCTAAGGCATCAGGTGCCTCGCGTGTGTGTATGGGTGCCGCTTGGCGCAACGTAAAAGATGGACCCGAGTTCGAAGATGTGCTCGAGATGGTGCGCACCATCAACAAGCTCGATATGGAAGTGTGCTGCACCCTTGGTATGATCACTGAGAACCAAGCACAACGCCTCGCCGAAGCGGGACTATACGCCTATAACCACAATCTCGATACCTCTGAGGATTATTATAAGGAAATTATCTCAACCCGTAGTTATGAAGACCGCCTCAAAACCATTGAGAACGTCCGTAAGACGAGCATCACGGTGTGTAGCGGCGGCATCATTGGTATGGGTGAAAGCCTTGAAGATAGGGCGAGTATGCTCGTTGCCCTCTCCACGCTCAACCCACAACCAGAGTCGGTGCCCATTAACGCCTTAGTGCCTATTGAGGGGACACCTTTAGAGGAGCTTCCTCCCGTAGAGGTGTGGGACTTAGTGCGAATGATTGCCACAGCCCGTATCGTAATGCCCGAAACCCAAGTGCGCCTATCGGCAGGTCGTACCCAGATGAGCCCTGAGGGACAAGCGATGTGCTTCTTCGCAGGGGCAAACTCCATCTTCGCAGGTGATAAGCTGCTCACCACGCCCAACCCCGACATCAACGCCGATATGCAGATGCTCAAAGCACTCGGTATGCGCTTGCAAAAGCCATTTGAGACGCATCCACACCCCACCACTGTTGAGGCTTGCGACTCACAGTTCCCTTCATTGGGTGAAAAGCCTAAATGGTCGCGCCCTACGCATACCATTGAGCGCAATCAGGAGAAATATAAAATTAAGAAGTGA
- the cmk gene encoding (d)CMP kinase, which produces MNKIIIAIDGHSSTGKSTTAKAVAKALGYVYIDTGAMYRAATLIAIRKGLIALAGVAQPDGSTETFTHIDADSLLAALKKSQLTFKYNPDLGYAELFLDGENIEKEIRSLEVANAVSEVAKLPAVRAFLVDLQREMGKAKGVVMDGRDIGTVVFPDAELKIFMTASEQIRAERRFKELQAKDPSVHFADVLANIQHRDHLDSTRIESPLRKAPDAVVIDNSNMTIDEQVQAILNKAQA; this is translated from the coding sequence ATGAACAAAATTATTATCGCCATTGATGGGCATTCATCAACGGGCAAGAGTACCACTGCTAAGGCGGTGGCAAAAGCCTTGGGCTACGTCTATATTGATACAGGTGCGATGTATCGTGCTGCTACACTGATTGCTATCCGCAAAGGGCTCATCGCCCTCGCTGGGGTAGCACAACCTGATGGCTCCACCGAGACCTTCACTCACATCGATGCCGACAGCCTGCTTGCCGCATTAAAAAAATCGCAGCTTACCTTCAAGTACAATCCCGATTTGGGCTATGCCGAACTCTTTTTAGATGGAGAGAACATAGAGAAAGAAATCCGCAGTCTCGAGGTAGCCAACGCCGTGAGTGAAGTAGCCAAGCTGCCTGCGGTGCGCGCTTTTCTGGTAGACCTACAGCGCGAGATGGGCAAAGCCAAAGGCGTAGTGATGGACGGGCGTGATATAGGCACAGTAGTATTCCCCGATGCCGAATTGAAGATCTTTATGACCGCCTCTGAGCAAATCCGTGCCGAGCGCCGTTTTAAGGAGCTCCAAGCTAAAGACCCTTCGGTGCACTTTGCCGATGTGCTTGCCAACATTCAGCACCGCGACCACCTCGATTCCACTCGCATAGAGTCGCCCTTGCGCAAAGCTCCCGATGCCGTAGTGATCGACAACTCCAATATGACTATCGACGAGCAGGTACAGGCAATACTCAATAAAGCACAAGCCTAA
- a CDS encoding aminotransferase class I/II-fold pyridoxal phosphate-dependent enzyme, producing the protein MEHISRKLAERKAHNALRRLQVRDFAVDFYSNDYIGFSASDELRGLSSMILEGYKQANGATGSRLLSGNAPIFEDTEAYIAGAHKAEAALLYNSGYDANVGFFSCILQRGDVLLYDSYSHASIRDGISLSQAQSYKFRHNDLDHLEALLQKFAGGGKSVLIATESVFSMDGDSPDLLRMCELASQYGAHIAIDEAHAIGVFGENGSGLVQALGLEDRVLARIVTFGKGLGAHGAAVVSTKEVKEYLVNFSRSFIYTTAMAPHAVATILAGYQLLRTTTASEALKGNIHYFKSELEKRQLPRFIPSESAIQAVVLSGNDYVKGVATQLQAKGLGVLPILSPTVPKGEERLRVCLHSYNTMQEIDLLIDTLSKAV; encoded by the coding sequence ATGGAACATATTTCAAGAAAGTTGGCTGAGCGCAAGGCACACAATGCGCTCCGCAGGTTGCAAGTGCGCGATTTTGCAGTAGATTTTTACTCAAATGACTATATTGGGTTTTCAGCATCGGATGAGCTAAGAGGCTTATCATCAATGATTCTGGAGGGGTATAAGCAGGCGAACGGTGCGACAGGCTCGCGATTGCTTTCAGGGAATGCGCCTATATTTGAGGATACGGAGGCGTATATCGCTGGGGCGCACAAGGCGGAGGCGGCGCTGTTGTACAACTCTGGCTACGATGCGAATGTGGGGTTCTTCTCGTGTATCTTGCAGCGGGGTGATGTGTTGCTGTACGACAGTTATAGCCACGCTTCGATCCGCGATGGGATTTCACTCAGCCAAGCCCAGTCGTACAAGTTCAGGCACAACGATTTGGATCATTTAGAGGCTTTGTTGCAGAAGTTTGCAGGAGGAGGCAAGTCGGTGCTCATCGCCACAGAGAGTGTATTCTCGATGGACGGCGATAGCCCTGACCTACTGAGAATGTGTGAATTAGCCTCACAATATGGGGCGCACATCGCTATAGACGAAGCCCACGCAATAGGTGTTTTCGGCGAAAACGGCTCGGGTTTGGTACAGGCATTAGGGTTGGAGGACAGGGTGCTGGCGCGTATCGTCACCTTTGGGAAAGGCTTGGGAGCCCACGGGGCAGCGGTAGTTTCTACAAAGGAAGTGAAGGAGTACTTAGTGAATTTTTCGAGGTCGTTTATCTACACTACAGCGATGGCACCGCACGCTGTCGCTACGATTTTAGCGGGCTACCAGCTGCTGAGGACAACAACTGCATCGGAGGCATTGAAGGGGAATATTCACTACTTCAAATCGGAGTTGGAGAAGCGTCAATTACCTCGCTTTATACCCTCAGAATCAGCCATTCAGGCGGTTGTACTCTCTGGTAATGACTACGTAAAGGGTGTTGCTACACAGTTGCAAGCAAAGGGCTTAGGTGTACTGCCCATCCTCTCGCCAACAGTGCCGAAGGGAGAGGAACGGCTACGAGTTTGTCTACACAGCTACAACACTATGCAAGAGATTGATTTACTAATAGATACACTATCAAAAGCGGTATAG
- a CDS encoding N-acetylmuramoyl-L-alanine amidase family protein — protein MRLLYNILILLLCAPLSVGYAQKASVFKVVLDAGHGGKDPGKVAKGKVFEKDIALKIVLLVGKKLEEHPDIKVIYTRKTDVFIDLYERGAIANRNKADIFVSVHCNAHETQVDGAETYVLGLHANRQNFEVAKAENSVIYLEDDYKKKYAKYNINSPESIIGLSIMQEEFLEQSIQLAKLVQNNLTTVMKRSNRGVRQAGFIVLHQTYMPSILIETAFITNDTERAYLLSAKGQEEFAENIANAIIAYKKWLEAKSSYTPSDEDISSRDSTRSSGVRQGRASAGREATKDSNVIYKVQISSSPKRLELKGYNFSGLAPISVEKMGRVFVYYYGKATTHREALALLAKAKKKGYKDAYIAAYSEGKRITVEEAKRLEK, from the coding sequence ATGAGATTATTATATAATATACTTATCCTATTGTTGTGTGCGCCCCTCAGTGTGGGTTATGCGCAGAAAGCATCTGTGTTCAAAGTGGTTTTGGATGCGGGGCACGGTGGCAAGGATCCTGGTAAAGTAGCTAAAGGAAAAGTTTTTGAGAAAGATATAGCGCTGAAAATAGTGCTGCTCGTCGGTAAAAAGCTGGAGGAACACCCCGACATCAAAGTGATCTATACACGCAAGACGGATGTGTTTATCGACCTATATGAGCGGGGGGCAATTGCCAATAGGAACAAAGCGGACATCTTCGTATCGGTGCACTGTAACGCTCACGAAACGCAAGTGGATGGCGCCGAAACGTACGTGCTGGGGCTGCACGCCAACCGCCAGAACTTTGAGGTGGCGAAGGCTGAGAACTCGGTTATCTATTTGGAAGATGATTACAAGAAAAAGTACGCTAAGTATAATATCAATTCGCCAGAGTCAATTATCGGGCTTTCTATAATGCAAGAGGAGTTCTTAGAGCAGAGCATTCAGCTGGCGAAATTGGTGCAGAACAACCTCACTACGGTGATGAAACGCAGTAACCGAGGGGTGCGCCAAGCAGGGTTTATCGTTCTTCACCAGACGTATATGCCGAGCATCTTGATAGAGACGGCCTTCATAACCAATGACACGGAGCGCGCTTACCTGCTTTCGGCTAAAGGTCAAGAGGAGTTTGCTGAAAATATAGCCAATGCCATCATTGCTTACAAAAAATGGCTGGAGGCTAAGAGTTCGTACACCCCTTCTGATGAGGATATTTCATCAAGAGATAGCACTCGCAGCAGTGGCGTAAGGCAAGGCAGAGCTTCAGCTGGTAGAGAGGCTACCAAAGATAGCAACGTCATTTACAAAGTGCAAATATCATCAAGCCCTAAGCGCTTAGAGCTCAAGGGGTATAACTTCAGTGGGCTTGCACCTATCTCAGTAGAAAAGATGGGGAGGGTATTTGTGTATTACTACGGAAAAGCCACCACCCATAGGGAAGCCTTAGCCTTGCTTGCTAAGGCAAAAAAAAAAGGGTATAAAGACGCTTACATAGCAGCCTATTCAGAGGGGAAGCGCATCACTGTGGAGGAAGCGAAACGTTTAGAAAAGTAA
- a CDS encoding MlaD family protein: MKISREIKVALIVVVGIVCFFIGFNFLKSKSLFGRSNTYYAYFDHSGGLKTGTQITVNGVKVGSVEAVQLEEKTAKIKITMECSTDFTFSKNSEAQIYSSLLGGAGLQIIPAFDDAPIAQSGDVLKSSFAEDMLASIGSKIEPTQDKLNRLLSQADTTLTGVNKVLDAETSAELKKAIKELSSTMQNLNKASAALNNMIASNQGNLHATLQNANKITTDLSKVSESLSQAELNKVIADAQKTLTELNTMLANIDAGKGTMGKLMKDEALYKNLNNSSKQLELLLQDLRLNPKRYVHISVFGKKSQPYELTDDPATKKQPTE; this comes from the coding sequence ATGAAAATATCAAGAGAGATCAAAGTAGCCCTAATTGTAGTAGTTGGGATTGTTTGTTTTTTTATAGGATTTAACTTTCTGAAGTCAAAGTCATTATTCGGAAGGAGTAACACCTACTACGCCTACTTTGACCATTCGGGCGGGCTTAAGACAGGGACACAGATCACTGTGAACGGTGTGAAAGTGGGCTCGGTAGAGGCAGTGCAATTGGAAGAGAAGACAGCAAAGATAAAAATAACAATGGAGTGCAGCACTGACTTTACATTCTCAAAGAACAGTGAGGCGCAGATTTATAGTAGCCTTTTAGGAGGTGCGGGATTGCAAATTATCCCTGCCTTTGACGACGCCCCTATAGCACAGTCGGGAGATGTGCTCAAATCATCCTTTGCTGAAGATATGTTAGCCTCAATAGGCTCAAAAATAGAGCCCACACAGGACAAGCTCAATAGGCTATTATCGCAAGCAGACACTACCCTTACAGGAGTAAACAAAGTGCTTGACGCTGAAACAAGTGCTGAACTAAAGAAGGCTATCAAGGAGCTTAGCAGCACAATGCAGAACCTGAACAAAGCCTCAGCGGCGCTCAACAATATGATTGCCTCTAACCAAGGGAACTTACACGCTACTTTGCAGAATGCCAATAAGATCACCACTGACCTAAGCAAAGTGTCGGAATCGCTCTCGCAAGCAGAACTCAACAAAGTGATTGCCGATGCACAGAAAACACTCACTGAACTGAACACTATGCTCGCAAATATTGATGCTGGCAAGGGCACTATGGGCAAACTTATGAAAGACGAAGCACTCTACAAAAACTTAAACAATTCATCTAAACAATTGGAATTGCTATTGCAGGATTTGCGCTTAAACCCTAAGCGCTATGTGCATATCTCTGTTTTCGGGAAGAAATCACAGCCGTATGAGCTTACCGATGACCCAGCAACTAAAAAGCAACCTACTGAATAA
- a CDS encoding (Fe-S)-binding protein, producing MRLIPNILFIILLCAGVGFFIFNIRKLIRNIRLGKAEDVSDHKAIRLKNMLRIALGQRKMVVRPVAGVLHIFVYAGFLIINIEMLEIIIDGIFGTHRVFAPLGSLYNGLIAAFEVLALLVIVAIIVFWIRRYVLKINRFQKKELNGWAKKDASLILYAETTLMLCFLVMNAADYRLQQLGVSHYITAGYFPISSTLITPLLSSLSSPTLIIIERTCWWLHIAGVLCFLNYLYYSKHLHIILAFPNTYFASVKPLGAFKVNETVTKEVRMMLDPNTDPFATPTEETTLPDKFGASEVTDLSWVQLLSAYTCTECGRCTDECPANQTGKLLSPRAIMMKTRDRLEEVGRNIDTHKGTFKDDGKQLLHDYITPEELWACTTCNACVEACPISISPLSIIMELRQYLVMEQSAAPTELNTMMNNIENNGAPWAYSAADRANWIKE from the coding sequence ATACGGCTTATCCCTAACATACTGTTTATAATATTGCTCTGTGCAGGGGTAGGCTTTTTTATTTTCAATATCCGCAAACTAATTCGGAATATCCGATTAGGGAAAGCAGAGGACGTATCAGATCACAAGGCTATACGACTGAAAAATATGCTCCGTATTGCTCTTGGGCAACGCAAGATGGTGGTGCGGCCTGTGGCTGGTGTGCTGCACATCTTTGTGTATGCTGGGTTCCTTATCATCAACATAGAGATGCTTGAAATCATCATTGACGGCATCTTCGGCACCCATAGAGTATTCGCCCCATTAGGCAGCCTTTACAATGGGCTGATCGCAGCATTTGAAGTACTTGCCCTATTGGTAATCGTGGCAATCATAGTATTCTGGATACGGCGTTATGTATTAAAAATCAATCGCTTTCAAAAGAAAGAACTAAACGGTTGGGCTAAAAAAGACGCTAGCCTCATTCTATATGCAGAAACCACCCTAATGCTCTGTTTTCTGGTGATGAATGCCGCTGACTACCGCTTGCAACAATTAGGCGTGAGTCATTATATCACCGCTGGATACTTTCCTATAAGCAGCACCTTGATTACGCCACTGCTCAGCTCTCTCTCCTCCCCTACTCTAATAATCATTGAACGCACGTGCTGGTGGCTACATATTGCAGGGGTATTATGCTTTTTGAACTACCTTTATTACTCAAAGCACCTGCACATCATATTAGCTTTTCCAAACACCTATTTTGCCTCTGTAAAACCCTTAGGCGCTTTTAAGGTAAACGAGACTGTGACAAAGGAAGTGCGAATGATGCTCGACCCTAATACCGACCCATTTGCTACTCCTACTGAAGAAACGACACTTCCCGATAAATTTGGTGCTTCGGAGGTTACAGACCTGAGCTGGGTGCAGCTCCTCAGCGCTTATACGTGCACAGAGTGTGGTAGATGTACCGATGAGTGTCCTGCCAACCAGACAGGTAAACTGCTCTCTCCTCGTGCTATTATGATGAAAACACGCGATCGCTTAGAGGAAGTCGGCAGGAATATTGACACCCATAAGGGCACTTTTAAAGACGACGGCAAGCAATTGCTACACGACTACATTACCCCTGAAGAGCTATGGGCTTGCACTACCTGCAACGCTTGTGTGGAAGCCTGCCCTATCAGCATCAGTCCGCTTTCGATCATTATGGAGCTACGCCAGTACTTAGTTATGGAGCAATCTGCAGCTCCTACTGAACTCAACACAATGATGAACAACATAGAGAATAACGGCGCTCCGTGGGCGTATAGTGCTGCCGACAGAGCCAATTGGATAAAAGAGTAA
- a CDS encoding MFS transporter → MNDAVQRKSYALPIAMMFALFFMIAFVTGLQNPLGLIVKNQFHTSNLLSQLGNLANFIAYAFMGIPAGLLLQRKGYKTTALLAILIGFVGVAITFLSGIAGSFGVYLMGALVSGFSMCMLNTVVNPMLNTLGGGGKSGNQLLQFGGVINSTGATLAPVLGGYLIGTISQDTSIANANPVLYLAMAIFALAFIVLYLVKIPEPHIVKDKVVEKSSHSPLSFRHFVLGAVAIFIYVGVEVGIPNISNLYMTGERGIDTTIAGSVVGTYWFLMLCGRLLGGVLGTKISPKAMLTFVSCLGMVLVLLAISLPKETMVDMPVFRSDISFGFADVPLGVMLLVLCGLCTSVMWGGIFNLATEGLGKYTAAASGIFMVMVCGGGILPAIQGAVADVAGYMESFWVIFIGMAFILYFALIGSKNVNKDIPMD, encoded by the coding sequence ATGAATGATGCAGTTCAAAGGAAGAGTTATGCGCTTCCTATCGCAATGATGTTTGCGTTATTTTTTATGATTGCCTTTGTTACAGGCTTGCAAAATCCACTTGGGTTGATTGTTAAGAACCAATTCCACACCAGCAATTTGCTGTCGCAGTTGGGTAACTTGGCAAACTTTATCGCTTATGCTTTTATGGGGATCCCAGCAGGGCTATTGTTGCAGCGTAAAGGCTATAAGACCACCGCTTTATTAGCCATATTAATAGGCTTTGTTGGTGTGGCGATTACTTTCCTTTCGGGTATAGCAGGTAGTTTTGGGGTATACCTTATGGGGGCTTTGGTATCGGGCTTCTCAATGTGTATGCTTAACACTGTGGTAAACCCAATGCTCAACACACTTGGTGGTGGTGGCAAATCGGGAAACCAGCTGTTGCAATTTGGTGGAGTGATTAACTCTACTGGGGCTACCTTGGCACCTGTGCTCGGCGGTTATTTAATTGGTACTATTAGTCAAGACACTTCAATTGCAAATGCCAACCCTGTGCTTTACTTAGCTATGGCTATTTTTGCATTGGCTTTCATTGTGCTCTATTTGGTAAAGATCCCTGAGCCTCATATTGTGAAGGACAAGGTAGTGGAAAAGAGTTCACATAGTCCACTTTCATTTAGGCACTTTGTGCTTGGTGCAGTGGCTATTTTCATATATGTGGGCGTAGAAGTGGGGATACCTAATATCTCTAACTTGTATATGACTGGTGAGCGCGGTATAGACACTACTATTGCGGGTTCTGTGGTAGGTACTTACTGGTTTTTGATGCTCTGTGGGCGTTTGCTCGGTGGGGTATTAGGTACAAAAATATCACCTAAGGCGATGCTTACCTTTGTGTCTTGCTTAGGAATGGTATTAGTGCTTTTAGCGATTTCATTACCAAAGGAAACAATGGTAGATATGCCTGTATTTCGTTCAGATATCTCATTTGGATTTGCTGACGTGCCGCTGGGAGTGATGCTTTTGGTGCTTTGCGGTTTGTGCACCTCAGTGATGTGGGGTGGTATCTTTAACCTCGCTACTGAGGGCTTAGGTAAATACACCGCTGCGGCTTCAGGTATCTTTATGGTGATGGTGTGTGGTGGTGGTATCCTTCCTGCTATCCAAGGAGCAGTTGCTGACGTAGCGGGCTATATGGAAAGTTTCTGGGTGATATTCATCGGTATGGCATTCATCCTTTACTTTGCCCTTATTGGTAGTAAAAATGTAAATAAAGATATCCCTATGGATTAG